A region of the Desulfurellaceae bacterium genome:
GGATGTCACCCGTGGGGTCTTGAACGCCATTCAGGAAGTCGAAGACTTGTCCGGCCGGACGATCCTCGACGGCGAGCGCATTCTCACCCCGGCCCGGGCCGAGACCGGGGTCGATATCTATGTCTCGACCAGCAGCGCCGGGGGCGGTCTCCAGCTGATGGTCGCCGGCGTGGTCACAACCATGAGTGCCGAGAGCGCCCAGCGCTGCGCCCTGGGTGCCGGGGCGATTGTGATGGACAGTCTGGCCTCCAACGATGGGCGGCCCGGCTATGAGAAGATCGAACGCATCCGCCGTCTGCGCCCGGATATGATCCTGCTGGNNNNNNNNNNNNNNNNNNNNNNNNNNNNNNNNNNNNNNNNNNNNNNNNNNNNNNNNNNNNNNNNNNNNNNNNNNNNNNNNNNNNNNNNNNNNNNNNNNNNNNNNNNNNNNNNNNNNNNNNNNNNNNNNNNNNNNNNNNNNNNNNNNNNNNNNNNNNNNNNNNNNNNNNNNNNNNNNNNNNNNNNNNNNNNNNNNNNNNNNNNNNNNNNNNNNNNNNNNNNNNNNNNNNNNNNNNNNNNNNNNNNNNNNNNNNNNNNNNNNNNNNNNNNNNNNNNNNNNNNNNNNNNNNGCACCGATCATCCCGACGCCGGCGGCCGTCGGGATGATTATCGAGACCCTGGCCCGCCAGACGCAGCTGAACGTCATCGGGGTCGATATCGGTGGGGCCACCACCGACGTCTTCTCGGTCTT
Encoded here:
- a CDS encoding glutamate mutase L is translated as DVTRGVLNAIQEVEDLSGRTILDGERILTPARAETGVDIYVSTSSAGGGLQLMVAGVVTTMSAESAQRCALGAGAIVMDSLASNDGRPGYEKIERIRRLRPDMILL